The Dreissena polymorpha isolate Duluth1 chromosome 4, UMN_Dpol_1.0, whole genome shotgun sequence region CCTCTCACCTTTGTGACGGTGTATGTATCTGGTATAtattttatacctatgtgaaatTGAAAGGATAGCTTATGTTTACAGAGCCCGTTCTCCGTTTATCACACACAAGTTTAGGTCTGACGCAACTGACACACCTCGATGTGTTTGCAGTAGATGCAAGTCTAGTAAATGAACAGTAGCCATTTATTGTGCATGCAATTAAATAACTGTGCTATAAGGGTTTGAATTGAATGTTCTTTGCTCACTTAAAACTTCATACCCATGATTTTAGACATTAGAAAACTTGTAAACATACATGGACACAGTCAAAGTCATAACCATATTCATCAGTTGGCTACTAAATGAAGCTTCGCAAATGCTTTGCGCGATACATTTTGTCGAactttatttgtaaacattttattagacTATACACTTGCTCTGTGAACGGCATTCAATAAATGgatatatttattacatacacAAGTTTTAACGTCGCCATGGATCAATGACTGCTTATGAATAAGTTTTATTAACCACTCGTTTAGAAACCTGACGTAAACACTCATATTTAAGACTGTAACAGACTGTTCTTCACCAAAATTAATAAGACACATGATTTTGGAACTACAAAGACATGTGATAACTAGGTTGACACTATTATTTATGCTGTTTCATGCTGACACCTGCATACCCAAGCACGTACAAGACAAATATAGTTAACCTAAACTTATTCGTAAGTTAAACTTAATCagctaataaaaaatacaaaagttCATGGTATATagtaaattacaaaaacaaaaacgtcaCTATCTTGCATGTCTGACCGAATTTTCCATTGAGATTTATAAAACACCCATGTATGTGGTCGATTAAGGTATTTATTGCAGTATATTCATGCCTGGAAATACGCAGGTTAGTCTTGAGTTTTATATAAATTTCGTCTTATAGGTTGATGTTAAAACTTTATTGAATTATGATATGTGTTTAGGGTGACGGCACTTTATATCAAACTGTTCATATGCTGAATTCAGCGTACCTACATACACCCAATAGATAAATATTTCGAGTATGGAACTTTGTGAATACTTCAAATAACTGTTGTCGAGATATgctttaaaatcgatatttcaatTCTGAATGATGTTAGTTAATATGCTTGGCAGAGGCATTCAGAATGGGTCATGCAAACATTTATCAAACACGTATAggtaaattaatatatttgagTACGATAATTTAATAAGATTACACTTTTAAACTTTCTGAAGATTTTGATAATTGATATTGAAACAGGAAAGAAGAGATCTAAACGGGATGAAGAAGACGAACAATTCATGGATAGGGTAAAAGAACTGATGAATGGTAAGTCGAACTAAGTGTGCCTCATGCTTAGGCATGTGTGATTTTGACTTTGATCGTGCCATATTTTACCtgttttaatgtatataataaaactCATCGTGTTATTATTCGCTCGCTGATTTTGCAAACTTTATATCCGATGGaaaattttgaaggctttgactgTTACATCATACTCAGTGTTGATGTTCGTAGAAGTAACACCATCTCTATAAAACACATTCTAATGGTCTATGTGAAACCCGATATGCTATATTATtcattaaacaattttaactaaagtaaacaattaataaaaactttAAACAACACACACAAAACTTACGGCAAATGTTATACATTACATGaatttggatttaatttaatatcattccaATTATAGATTAGGTATTGCTAACCTTTTATAACTTCATAATCATAAGTAAAACCAACAACACAGCATCATAAGGGAACGTAATATATTAGGTTAACACTTACAACATAACGTTTCAATTgggcaaaaaggtaccatgtgccttctaatttcaatgtcaaatggtacctttttgcaccaagggggcgataaTTATGATTTAGAGTGTTGACAATAGAGGCTCTTCTAGATGATCCGAGTGTCACTTGAGCTTGAATTGTACTTACACTGAGCTTGAAATGTACTTACACTTGTGCATGCATGCAAAGCAAGATTTCTAAGCTGCAACTTTCCCAGTTCCTGTTATAATTTTCAATCTATTTTAGGTGAAGGAGCAAGAGTACCAGCGGATGGTaggatttgtttaaaaagatagtCACTCACAGTGAAGTTTCACGAAATGTGTTACCACACACGCTAACGCCACGGACAAACGCGCGGTATCGCGGTTGTGAGTCTTTAGAGCGCGGTGTTATTGCGGGGATTTTTTTACGAGGTATAAAAAGTGGACATGGTTGCGGGATACGATGGAATGATCAATCGCGTCGGTCCGCGATTTAATTTATGTGGTCGATGGTGATTTATTTTGCTTACATCTGATAGTTTCATGTACACGTATGCGCATCTTACAGTCTATAATAACAgcgataaaaaaacaacatgaggCAAACTTAAAACAAAGCTTCAACACATTCTAAATTTTAAATGTCGTTCGATGTTTTAGTATTACACTAATGCATATATTATATTCGTTTAAGAGATACAAACTCAACCGTGTCAAAACgagatttattcataaataaaacgTAATACATTTTGATGGGCTCGCCATTTGGTAGGTACGGATGCCATCGCTTTTGCCATTATTCCTGTCATGATCGTATGCTCTCTCGCGATATGACTGAAGATTCTTCTAAAATGTACCATTAGGTACTCATAGCAAAGAACTAGGTTAAAAACAACTTATAAGATTTTAGTTTCCAGAACTAAAAATACATATTCAAAGGCATTATTTATAAGTTGGAGAATACCGGTGTAATAATAGATAATCTTTTGTTAATGTACATATTCATCTTATTAGAAGCATATTTGATGGCCGTTGTTATTAAAACGTTTTTGATTGATTTTTGTCGTTTGATTAttataaaatgtcattaaattcagtatttgaattttactttaatatgCTCATAACAATAGAGGTTTGAAGATAGCGGAAATTACAAGctatatggtgttttattatagTGAATATAACATCTCAATCCAAATAATCCTGTATAGGCTTAAACAATCCAACGAAACATTGAAATTTAATAACCAAACAAAATTCATACAATTCAATTCTCATAATAATGTATAATCTAGTAAATTAATTATTGTGTCTCTTGTTTTTAGCCCGACCGGATAGGGAACTTTTGGAATCAACTAACGAACTGAGAAAAATGCTAATGGCTGGGTCTGATCATATTAACGAGCAAGGTAAATCGGTTTGCACCATACAGTCTGTATCTTCTTTAAGtaattaaacattgacaatatctATATAGAAGCGTTTTGTTTTATACTGTAATTTATAGACAAGCGTACAATCAGTCGGAAATATCGCAATCCTAGTTCTTGCAGGTGATCAAGCGATTCAACTGATGCAGATGTTGCAAATGCTGACAGCTGGGGGTCAGGAGGGAGAACACGAATTCTCCGATCGGCTAAGCCAAATGATGGGAAGCCCAGACGGTGATCACGAACAACAGTTTATACAAATGATGTCACGTCTTAATGGAGTCAACCCCAATCAGTTAGAACAACTTTTTGAAGGATTAGGTGCGGACCAGGTTAGCCAGATGATGCAACATATGCAAGGCGGAGACAACGGTATACAATTAACTGAGAATTGTATTCTACGTGCCTTATTTTCGTGCCTAATTTTTGAAACTATACACATTTTTCGGTAATGGTTTTGCAAACTTAAATTTATCCATACATGGGATttcattgtttttcaaattccGTACTGTTAATTAGTGATAAACAATATTTCTCTGATTTATGTCATCGCTAGCACTTTTTTTGAGTTCCGTATTAATAATAGATGTATGCTAGATATACTTAATGAAAATAGTAAATGTAAATGGCGCGTACTAGATACCAAAAATTAGccgtttttttgtttaaattcagCCGTACATTCATTTAAGTTAGAGAGCAAATGCATGTTTGCACTGTTAAACGTTAACTGGAGCCTATTTATATGTACATTAAGGAGCAGAATCACAATTCGTTTCGCCGACTAACCACGAAACGACAAGTCCGCTATCCAAAGTTAGTCACGCAAATAAAGGTCAAGGTGGCAATCATTTGCCAGAACCAAACAAAAATGATGAATTTGTTTAAGGTATGAGCAAAATGCTCAATTTAGACGACCAGACGATCGATAAAAGAAGACAGGAAATAAAACAGCAACAAGAAGGCGGAAATAAAATTGAGAAACTACCAACGGAAGCGTTAAGACTGGAACAGCTTACTTCAACTTTCGATGTAAGTTGGCCTTTGCCGCTGAAACCACAAGAATAAACTCTTTATTCGAGACATTAGGTTTTTTTTAATCCTATAATAAGCGAATGTATAATCCATGTATATCATATGTAATTAGATTCAAATGAATCGCCTAAATGAACGTATAAAATACGATGCATTACTCAGTGTAGTGGTGTGGTAATTTGTTGTTCTTCTTtctcaatattttttacaaagtttaaggcacacttttaatatttttttaatgtgtgtgtgcgtgcatgtgatcatataaaattgtaaattggTTGCTTTTGTATACCTTACTCATGAATTATAGAGTGTGATTTATAGTCACAGGAAAACGATAAACATACATACCAACATATTCTATAAAATTAtgacaattgtttttgttttgttgctaGCGCCATGTGTGAATACTACTTTCTAATCTTCCATTATGTGTTTATTTCTTTCTAACCTAAAACAGAAGTGATTGTTGCCTTCTAGcactgttatatttatataattaaaactatGTATGTGCATGTGAATACATACATGTCCAGAAATTGCCGGTTGATTGGTTAATGGCTGTATTACAAACATGTCAATATGTTTTTCAGTGGGGAGTATGGTTTCAACTCATCTTGATACTTTCATATACTGTGTCTACATCTAGTAATGTAAACGTTGTTTCTTTAAGGTTTTATTggagattttatttaaaatctcGGAAAAGTGTTGCTTTAATTGTTGAGTCCTTCATGTAGCTTTCATAAGGATAAGTTGTTCTAGTTCAGGTTATTATAACTAGCAGAGTTGTATACAtcaattgtttaattaattagcTCTTTGGATATCTTTCTAACGACAAATCGATAAGATATAAGGATTACTGGGTTCATAAAGGGAATtgtagaaaatacaaaataacgtTATGATTTCGGACACCTTTCTGAAAAGAATGAAATTCCAGGTTTATTGCGTCTAATATATACTGAAAGTAAATTTGAtaagataaaaacaaaaaaacatcagAAAAACAATACTGTCGTGTTTTGTTTTACTCTGACCAAGACATTATACGCAATTTGCAAGTTGATCATACTAATACACAGATGAATTTACTATATATAAGTCGAGATTGAAATAACTGTAataaacagcaatatttaactgACATTACTACGCCGACGACGACACTTACGGTTTATcctcagtccgtccgtctgtcaatcTGAATATGGATCCTCCAAACAATCAAACTGTACTTATACAAGATTGTTGATTACTCGGTAAGTGGAGGGAAGGCAATGTTTGTGATACGCCTTTTTCAGTGTTTTCTTAAGATAAGAATTGTCCCAGCTATGGTTACAGAAGtaattttaaaaaagacatcTGATCCATCCATGACTAAGAGTACTAGGTTTATGAAACTTATTTATTTCTGATCTAACTATGACACCGCAAACCCTTAGGGACATCT contains the following coding sequences:
- the LOC127876419 gene encoding uncharacterized protein LOC127876419 isoform X3, producing MDNQDQKLEVLRNLMRQHFTFSPGSRSASGQSYYSASNENETTTPVEGNTPDDNEHVIYTRTSVTPATTSESQNIPVRQLFANTSYSEDDGDDSGDGNPYLQLIPQSLRIDLQTKPKSSDASNVTDVEGVSGRTQATEMCVGHATTPKQGTTEPELAGTLEDIAELLEEYRKGKKRSKRDEEDEQFMDRVKELMNGEGARVPADARPDRELLESTNELRKMLMAGSDHINEQVLAGDQAIQLMQMLQMLTAGGQEGEHEFSDRLSQMMGSPDGDHEQQFIQMMSRLNGVNPNQLEQLFEGLGADQVSQMMQHMQGGDNDDQTIDKRRQEIKQQQEGGNKIEKLPTEALRLEQLTSTFDVSWPLPLKPQE
- the LOC127876419 gene encoding uncharacterized protein LOC127876419 isoform X2; translation: MDNQDQKLEVLRNLMRQHFTFSPGSRSASGQSYYSASNENETTTPVEGNTPDDNEHVIYTRTSVTPATTSESQNIPVRQLFANTSYSEDDGDDSGDGNPYLQLIPQSLRIDLQTKPKSSDASNVTDVEGVSGRTQATEMCVGHATTPKQGTTEPELAGTLEDIAELLEEYRKGKKRSKRDEEDEQFMDRVKELMNGEGARVPADARPDRELLESTNELRKMLMAGSDHINEQGDQAIQLMQMLQMLTAGGQEGEHEFSDRLSQMMGSPDGDHEQQFIQMMSRLNGVNPNQLEQLFEGLGADQVSQMMQHMQGGDNGMSKMLNLDDQTIDKRRQEIKQQQEGGNKIEKLPTEALRLEQLTSTFDVSWPLPLKPQE
- the LOC127876419 gene encoding uncharacterized protein LOC127876419 isoform X5, encoding MDNQDQKLEVLRNLMRQHFTFSPGSRSASGQSYYSASNENETTTPVEGNTPDDNEHVIYTRTSVTPATTSESQNIPVRQLFANTSYSEDDGDDSGDGNPYLQLIPQSLRIDLQTKPKSSDASNVTDVEGVSGRTQATEMCVGHATTPKQGTTEPELAGTLEDIAELLEEYRKGKKRSKRDEEDEQFMDRVKELMNGEGARVPADARPDRELLESTNELRKMLMAGSDHINEQVLAGDQAIQLMQMLQMLTAGGQEGEHEFSDRLSQMMGSPDGDHEQQFIQMMSRLNGVNPNQLEQLFEGLGADQVSQMMQHMQGGDNGAESQFVSPTNHETTSPLSKVSHANKGQGGNHLPEPNKNDEFV
- the LOC127876419 gene encoding uncharacterized protein LOC127876419 isoform X4 codes for the protein MRQHFTFSPGSRSASGQSYYSASNENETTTPVEGNTPDDNEHVIYTRTSVTPATTSESQNIPVRQLFANTSYSEDDGDDSGDGNPYLQLIPQSLRIDLQTKPKSSDASNVTDVEGVSGRTQATEMCVGHATTPKQGTTEPELAGTLEDIAELLEEYRKGKKRSKRDEEDEQFMDRVKELMNGEGARVPADARPDRELLESTNELRKMLMAGSDHINEQVLAGDQAIQLMQMLQMLTAGGQEGEHEFSDRLSQMMGSPDGDHEQQFIQMMSRLNGVNPNQLEQLFEGLGADQVSQMMQHMQGGDNGMSKMLNLDDQTIDKRRQEIKQQQEGGNKIEKLPTEALRLEQLTSTFDVSWPLPLKPQE
- the LOC127876419 gene encoding uncharacterized protein LOC127876419 isoform X1, with translation MDNQDQKLEVLRNLMRQHFTFSPGSRSASGQSYYSASNENETTTPVEGNTPDDNEHVIYTRTSVTPATTSESQNIPVRQLFANTSYSEDDGDDSGDGNPYLQLIPQSLRIDLQTKPKSSDASNVTDVEGVSGRTQATEMCVGHATTPKQGTTEPELAGTLEDIAELLEEYRKGKKRSKRDEEDEQFMDRVKELMNGEGARVPADARPDRELLESTNELRKMLMAGSDHINEQVLAGDQAIQLMQMLQMLTAGGQEGEHEFSDRLSQMMGSPDGDHEQQFIQMMSRLNGVNPNQLEQLFEGLGADQVSQMMQHMQGGDNGMSKMLNLDDQTIDKRRQEIKQQQEGGNKIEKLPTEALRLEQLTSTFDVSWPLPLKPQE
- the LOC127876419 gene encoding uncharacterized protein LOC127876419 isoform X6, whose amino-acid sequence is MDNQDQKLEVLRNLMRQHFTFSPGSRSASGQSYYSASNENETTTPVEGNTPDDNEHVIYTRTSVTPATTSESQNIPVRQLFANTSYSEDDGDDSGDGNPYLQLIPQSLRIDLQTKPKSSDASNVTDVEGVSGRTQATEMCVGHATTPKQGTTEPELAGTLEDIAELLEEYRKGKKRSKRDEEDEQFMDRVKELMNGEGARVPADGDQAIQLMQMLQMLTAGGQEGEHEFSDRLSQMMGSPDGDHEQQFIQMMSRLNGVNPNQLEQLFEGLGADQVSQMMQHMQGGDNGMSKMLNLDDQTIDKRRQEIKQQQEGGNKIEKLPTEALRLEQLTSTFDVSWPLPLKPQE
- the LOC127876419 gene encoding uncharacterized protein LOC127876419 isoform X7; this translates as MDNQDQKLEVLRNLMRQHFTFSPGSRSASGQSYYSASNENETTTPVEGNTPDDNEHVIYTRTSVTPATTSESQNIPVRQLFANTSYSEDDGDDSGDGNPYLQLIPQSLRIDLQTKPKSSDASNVTDVEGVSGRTQATEMCVGHATTPKQGTTEPELAGTLEDIAELLEEYRKARPDRELLESTNELRKMLMAGSDHINEQVLAGDQAIQLMQMLQMLTAGGQEGEHEFSDRLSQMMGSPDGDHEQQFIQMMSRLNGVNPNQLEQLFEGLGADQVSQMMQHMQGGDNGMSKMLNLDDQTIDKRRQEIKQQQEGGNKIEKLPTEALRLEQLTSTFDVSWPLPLKPQE